A single genomic interval of Methanobrevibacter oralis harbors:
- a CDS encoding adenylate kinase produces MKLAVLTGIPGSGSTTLLNRALEEVDYVHLNYGDIMTEIAIEEKIVDDRDSLRKLPAETQKEIQAKAAKRIKERSQRDNVIVDTHCTINTPSGFLPGLPIWVLEQLQPDLFVLIEANPDEIIYRRLNDETRSRDVQKANEIKLHQEMNRAASMAYATLTGATVKIVENHDNHLDSSVSKLVNVLK; encoded by the coding sequence TTGAAATTAGCAGTATTAACAGGTATTCCAGGTTCAGGAAGTACCACTTTACTTAATAGGGCACTTGAAGAAGTTGACTATGTACATTTAAACTATGGAGACATAATGACTGAAATTGCAATTGAAGAAAAAATTGTTGATGATAGAGATTCTTTAAGAAAATTACCAGCCGAAACTCAAAAAGAGATACAAGCTAAAGCAGCAAAAAGAATTAAAGAAAGATCTCAAAGGGATAATGTTATAGTAGATACTCATTGTACAATTAACACTCCATCCGGATTTTTGCCGGGTCTTCCTATTTGGGTTTTAGAACAATTACAACCAGATTTGTTTGTATTAATTGAAGCTAACCCTGATGAAATTATATATAGGAGATTAAATGATGAAACTCGTTCTCGTGATGTTCAAAAAGCGAACGAAATCAAATTACATCAAGAAATGAACAGAGCAGCTTCAATGGCATATGCTACATTGACTGGAGCTACTGTTAAAATTGTTGAGAATCATGATAATCATTTGGATTCTTCAGTTTCAAAATTAGTAAATGTGTTGAAATAG
- a CDS encoding uL15m family ribosomal protein, whose product MIRTKRKINKLRGSRSNGGGCTKKRRGAGNKGGKGNAGASKQHWTWTVKFDPDHYGKHGFKRPQKMIKKINAVNLGYLEEQANNLIANGKASKDGDSIVIDVTELGYDKVLAKGKITKPFIISAHNFSSSAIEKIEELGGEAIEL is encoded by the coding sequence ATGATTAGAACAAAACGTAAAATTAATAAACTTAGAGGTTCTAGATCTAACGGTGGTGGCTGTACTAAAAAACGTAGAGGTGCAGGTAACAAAGGGGGTAAGGGTAATGCTGGTGCAAGTAAACAACATTGGACTTGGACTGTCAAGTTTGATCCTGATCACTATGGTAAACACGGTTTTAAAAGACCTCAAAAAATGATTAAAAAAATTAATGCTGTTAACTTAGGCTATTTAGAAGAACAAGCTAATAATTTAATAGCTAATGGTAAAGCATCTAAAGATGGTGATTCTATTGTTATTGATGTAACTGAATTAGGTTATGATAAGGTTTTAGCTAAAGGTAAAATTACTAAACCTTTCATAATTTCAGCTCATAATTTTTCATCATCTGCTATTGAAAAAATTGAAGAATTAGGAGGAGAAGCTATAGAATTATAG
- a CDS encoding LemA family protein encodes MDLMIVLILIIIIIIAIVLVKIYNDLVNLKNRVKNGYSQIDVQLKRRTDLIPNLIETVKGYAAHEKGVFEEVTKARSNIMNATSVKEASEANNQLTGALKSLFAVAENYPELKANENFVQLQNELTETEDKISYSRQFYNDTVLMYNNKCEQFPSNIIANAFNFNEADFFEAASGDREAPKVQF; translated from the coding sequence ATGGATTTAATGATTGTATTAATATTAATAATAATTATTATAATAGCGATAGTTTTAGTTAAAATTTATAATGACTTAGTAAATCTTAAAAATCGTGTGAAAAATGGTTATTCACAAATTGATGTTCAACTCAAAAGAAGAACTGATCTTATCCCCAACTTAATTGAAACAGTGAAAGGATATGCTGCACACGAAAAAGGAGTATTTGAAGAAGTAACCAAAGCAAGAAGCAATATTATGAATGCAACTTCTGTTAAAGAAGCTAGTGAAGCTAATAACCAATTAACTGGTGCTTTAAAATCATTATTTGCCGTTGCTGAAAACTACCCTGAATTAAAAGCAAATGAAAACTTTGTTCAACTTCAAAACGAATTAACCGAAACCGAAGATAAAATTTCCTATTCTAGACAGTTTTATAATGATACTGTTTTGATGTATAATAATAAATGTGAACAATTCCCAAGCAATATTATAGCTAATGCATTTAATTTTAATGAAGCAGATTTCTTTGAAGCTGCAAGTGGTGATAGAGAAGCTCCAAAAGTGCAATTTTAG
- the cmk gene encoding (d)CMP kinase, whose protein sequence is MIITIGGLAGTGTTTAAEILSKKLDIPYISAGSIFREMAKEKGMSVLEFSEFAEGNDDIDKEIDKRQAELAKSSKNLIIEGRLSAYFIDADLKVWLITPFDIRSERISVRESKTVDVAKEEIIIREKSEALRYLDIHNINIHNMDIYDLIINTDSFNPESLSEIILTTLKVI, encoded by the coding sequence ATGATTATTACAATCGGTGGATTAGCTGGAACTGGAACAACTACTGCTGCTGAAATTCTCAGTAAAAAATTAGATATTCCTTACATTTCTGCTGGATCTATATTTAGAGAGATGGCTAAAGAGAAAGGAATGAGTGTTTTAGAATTTAGTGAATTTGCCGAAGGTAATGATGATATTGATAAAGAAATTGATAAAAGACAAGCTGAACTTGCGAAATCTTCTAAAAATTTAATAATTGAAGGTAGATTATCTGCGTATTTTATTGACGCTGATTTAAAAGTGTGGTTAATCACACCATTTGATATAAGATCTGAAAGAATCAGTGTCAGAGAATCTAAAACTGTAGATGTGGCTAAAGAAGAAATTATCATTCGTGAGAAAAGTGAGGCTTTAAGATATTTAGATATTCATAATATTAATATTCATAATATGGATATTTATGATTTAATTATAAATACTGATAGCTTTAATCCTGAAAGTTTATCAGAAATCATTTTAACAACATTAAAGGTGATATAA
- a CDS encoding 50S ribosomal protein L34e, with protein sequence MSENRFRSRSYKRVNKNTPGGDNVLRYKKKKPSKHVCAECGAVLHGVPRGRPYEIRKLSKTSKRPNRPFGGYLCSSCSRKHFKNEARK encoded by the coding sequence ATGTCTGAAAACAGATTTAGATCAAGATCATATAAAAGAGTTAATAAAAACACTCCTGGTGGAGATAATGTTTTAAGATACAAAAAGAAAAAACCATCTAAGCATGTTTGTGCTGAATGTGGTGCAGTATTACATGGTGTTCCTCGTGGACGTCCATATGAAATTAGAAAATTATCAAAAACTAGCAAAAGACCTAACCGTCCATTTGGTGGGTACTTATGCTCAAGTTGTTCTCGTAAACATTTTAAAAACGAGGCTAGAAAATAA
- a CDS encoding DUF106 domain-containing protein produces the protein MADFFTLISDAVINVLNAIFNPLLAMDPNPTNPALTVLVIAFIVSLITTIANKLLVDQDEMNRVQAEMKEFQKELREAQKRGDGKKVAELQAQQTEMMQKQSAMMTNSFKPMFVTFIPIILIFFWMRTSAIHDLVIILPQSVYWVTLTPMWHALGGFIYGGKATIPYGIGWLLWYMICTFGMSQIIRKFLGFKQGF, from the coding sequence ATGGCTGATTTTTTTACATTGATTAGTGATGCAGTTATTAATGTTTTAAATGCTATTTTTAATCCATTATTAGCAATGGATCCAAATCCAACTAATCCTGCTTTAACAGTTTTAGTTATTGCATTTATTGTTTCATTAATCACTACTATTGCTAATAAGTTATTAGTCGACCAAGATGAAATGAATCGTGTGCAAGCTGAAATGAAAGAGTTCCAAAAGGAACTAAGAGAAGCTCAAAAAAGGGGAGACGGAAAAAAAGTTGCTGAACTTCAAGCTCAACAAACTGAAATGATGCAAAAACAAAGTGCTATGATGACTAATTCATTTAAACCCATGTTTGTAACTTTTATTCCAATTATTTTAATATTTTTCTGGATGAGAACTTCTGCTATTCATGATTTAGTTATTATTTTACCGCAAAGTGTGTATTGGGTTACTTTAACTCCAATGTGGCATGCTTTAGGTGGATTTATTTATGGAGGAAAGGCTACAATTCCTTATGGTATTGGTTGGTTGTTATGGTATATGATTTGTACTTTTGGTATGAGTCAAATTATAAGAAAATTCTTAGGTTTCAAACAAGGATTTTAA
- the secY gene encoding preprotein translocase subunit SecY — protein MSSLEVLEPIFRLIPEVKAPVHTEEFNEKLKWTAIVLVLYFILTQIPLYGLAPGAVDQFAQLRAVMAGNFGSILTLGIGPIVTASIVLQLLVGSNLLDLDLSSHKDKSHFQATQKVLSIVFTVFEAGVLVLTGNLMPIDNSYMLVLLVQLVIGALVIIYLDEVVSKWGFGSGIGLFIAAGVCQAIIVGTFNFFPTADGTLPGIIPGLIQASMAGTPDFSVLIPLFATIIVFLIVLYGEAMRVEIPISQGSVRGHGRVRGAVGKYPLKFVYASNMPVILTSALLVNVTLLSNVFQKIGYPILGRVENGKAVDGIAWLLSTPNNLSMFYTEPLHVLVYALFFLICCIIFSYLWVEISGLNAKKISEQLYKSGIQIPGFRSSKRQLFKILKKYIPALTIISGIYVGLIAFLADLTGALGGGTGVLLTVGIIHKLYEEMAEEQLMSSNPLIRKVLGGD, from the coding sequence ATGTCATCATTAGAAGTTTTAGAGCCTATATTTAGACTTATTCCTGAAGTAAAAGCTCCAGTTCACACTGAAGAGTTTAATGAAAAACTCAAATGGACTGCAATTGTTTTAGTGTTATATTTTATTTTAACACAAATTCCATTATATGGTTTAGCTCCAGGTGCAGTTGATCAATTTGCTCAATTAAGAGCAGTTATGGCTGGAAATTTTGGTTCAATTCTTACATTGGGAATTGGTCCAATTGTTACTGCTTCTATTGTTTTACAATTGTTAGTAGGTTCAAATTTATTAGATTTGGATCTTTCATCTCATAAGGATAAATCCCATTTCCAAGCTACTCAAAAGGTTTTATCTATTGTTTTTACAGTATTTGAAGCTGGTGTTTTAGTATTAACTGGAAATTTAATGCCTATCGATAATTCTTATATGTTAGTTTTATTAGTTCAACTTGTTATTGGTGCATTGGTAATTATTTACCTTGATGAAGTTGTTTCTAAATGGGGTTTCGGTAGTGGTATAGGTTTATTCATTGCAGCTGGTGTTTGTCAAGCTATTATTGTTGGAACATTTAACTTTTTCCCAACTGCTGATGGTACTCTCCCTGGTATTATTCCAGGACTTATTCAAGCATCTATGGCAGGTACACCTGATTTTTCAGTGTTAATTCCATTATTTGCTACAATTATTGTATTTTTAATTGTTTTATATGGAGAAGCTATGAGAGTGGAAATTCCTATTTCTCAAGGTAGTGTAAGAGGACATGGAAGAGTTAGGGGAGCTGTTGGTAAATACCCATTAAAATTTGTTTATGCTAGTAACATGCCAGTTATTTTAACAAGTGCATTACTTGTAAATGTAACTTTATTATCTAATGTTTTCCAAAAAATAGGTTATCCTATTTTAGGTCGTGTTGAAAATGGTAAAGCTGTTGATGGTATTGCATGGCTGTTATCAACTCCTAACAATTTAAGTATGTTCTATACAGAACCGTTACATGTTCTTGTTTATGCATTATTCTTTTTAATATGTTGTATTATATTTTCATACTTATGGGTAGAAATCAGTGGATTAAATGCTAAAAAAATATCTGAACAACTTTATAAGTCAGGTATTCAAATTCCAGGTTTCAGAAGTAGTAAACGTCAATTATTTAAAATATTGAAAAAATATATACCTGCACTCACTATTATAAGTGGTATTTATGTAGGTCTCATTGCATTTCTTGCAGATTTAACTGGTGCTTTAGGTGGAGGTACTGGTGTGTTACTTACTGTAGGTATTATTCATAAACTTTATGAAGAAATGGCAGAAGAACAACTCATGTCATCAAATCCACTTATTAGAAAAGTATTAGGAGGAGATTAA
- the rpsE gene encoding 30S ribosomal protein S5: protein MSFNMDEWEPKTKIGGLVKDGTITDIDEIFEKGLPIMELEIIDALIPDLEEEVMDVNLVQRMHKSGRKVNFRVIVAVGNKDGYVGLGQGKAKEVGPAIRKAVDNAKYNIIKVRRGCGDWGCVCGREHTVPFKVQGKTSSVRVTLMPAPAGVGLAVGDVGKTILKLAGIKDVWSQSFGQTQTTVNFANAIFDALKESSKVKASKSDLKKMGVNY from the coding sequence ATGAGTTTTAATATGGATGAATGGGAACCTAAAACTAAGATAGGTGGATTAGTTAAGGATGGAACCATTACTGATATCGATGAAATCTTTGAAAAAGGTCTCCCTATTATGGAATTAGAGATTATTGATGCGTTAATTCCTGATTTAGAAGAAGAAGTAATGGATGTTAACTTAGTTCAAAGGATGCATAAATCTGGTAGAAAAGTTAATTTTAGAGTAATTGTTGCTGTTGGTAACAAAGATGGTTATGTTGGATTAGGACAAGGTAAAGCTAAAGAAGTTGGTCCTGCAATCAGAAAAGCTGTTGATAATGCTAAGTATAACATTATTAAAGTTAGAAGAGGTTGTGGAGATTGGGGTTGTGTTTGTGGAAGAGAACACACTGTACCTTTTAAAGTACAAGGTAAAACTAGTAGTGTAAGGGTAACTTTAATGCCTGCACCTGCTGGAGTAGGTTTAGCAGTTGGAGATGTTGGTAAAACTATCTTAAAACTTGCTGGTATTAAAGATGTATGGTCACAATCTTTTGGACAAACTCAAACTACTGTAAACTTTGCTAATGCAATTTTCGATGCATTAAAAGAATCAAGTAAAGTTAAAGCTAGTAAATCTGACCTTAAAAAAATGGGAGTAAATTACTAG
- a CDS encoding RNA-guided pseudouridylation complex pseudouridine synthase subunit Cbf5, with translation MISKTEAFTNPDFGCVPEKRGINEYISKGVINLDKPSGPTSHEIDSWIKRILHLEKSGHGGTLDPKVTGVLPVGLDAATRVIQLLLTAPKEYVCLLTFHHDVDEDKIRETFKEFTGKIFQLPPVKSAVKRELRTRNIYYSTIYEIDGKDVLFRIGCEAGTYVRTYCHNIGEAIGVGAHMAELRRTQVGSFNEKNNLVTLHDVTDAYHFYLEDGDESFLREAIMPMERAADYLPKIFIKDSAVDAICHGADLACGGIVSLADNIQKNDIVAIETLKGELVASGNALISANEILEADSGFAVNTSKVFMQPNIYPRVW, from the coding sequence ATGATTAGTAAGACTGAGGCTTTTACAAATCCTGATTTTGGTTGTGTTCCTGAAAAAAGGGGAATTAATGAGTATATTTCTAAAGGAGTTATTAATTTAGATAAACCTTCTGGTCCAACTTCTCATGAAATTGATTCATGGATTAAACGTATTTTACATTTAGAAAAATCTGGTCATGGTGGAACTTTAGATCCTAAGGTTACTGGTGTCTTACCAGTTGGGTTAGATGCAGCTACTAGAGTTATTCAACTTCTTTTAACAGCTCCTAAAGAATATGTTTGTTTATTGACTTTTCATCATGATGTAGATGAGGATAAGATTCGTGAAACTTTCAAGGAATTCACAGGTAAAATTTTTCAACTTCCGCCTGTGAAATCTGCTGTAAAACGTGAACTTAGAACTCGTAATATTTATTATTCTACTATTTATGAAATAGATGGTAAGGATGTTCTATTTAGAATTGGTTGTGAAGCAGGTACTTATGTTCGAACTTATTGTCATAATATTGGGGAAGCTATTGGTGTTGGAGCACATATGGCTGAGCTTAGAAGGACACAAGTAGGTTCTTTTAATGAAAAAAATAACTTGGTGACATTACATGATGTTACTGATGCGTATCATTTTTATCTTGAAGATGGTGATGAATCATTTTTACGTGAAGCTATCATGCCAATGGAGAGAGCTGCGGATTATTTACCTAAAATTTTCATTAAAGATTCAGCTGTTGATGCAATATGTCATGGTGCTGATTTAGCTTGTGGAGGTATTGTTTCACTTGCAGATAATATTCAAAAAAATGACATAGTAGCTATTGAAACTTTAAAAGGTGAGTTAGTTGCTTCAGGTAATGCATTAATATCAGCTAATGAAATTTTAGAAGCAGATTCTGGATTCGCTGTTAATACTTCTAAAGTATTTATGCAACCAAACATATATCCAAGAGTTTGGTAA
- a CDS encoding 50S ribosomal protein L30 — protein sequence MFLVIRVRGTTGVIKGIADTLDMLNLTRISHATLIEENPSYEGMLQKAKDYITWGEIDSELLADIIAKRGRISGNDKVTDEFLAENSDYNNISELAEALINSEVKLADVNIKPVFRLHPPRKGYEDIRLSFREGGTLGYRGEEIKDLAKRML from the coding sequence ATGTTTTTAGTTATTAGAGTTAGAGGAACTACTGGTGTCATTAAAGGTATTGCAGACACCTTAGACATGTTAAATCTTACAAGAATCAGCCATGCAACTTTAATTGAAGAAAATCCTAGTTATGAAGGCATGCTTCAAAAAGCTAAGGATTACATTACATGGGGTGAAATCGATTCTGAACTTTTAGCAGATATTATTGCAAAAAGAGGAAGAATTTCTGGTAATGATAAAGTCACTGATGAATTTTTAGCTGAAAATTCTGATTATAATAATATTTCAGAATTAGCTGAAGCTTTAATCAATTCTGAAGTTAAATTAGCTGATGTAAACATCAAACCTGTATTCCGTTTACATCCTCCAAGAAAAGGTTATGAAGATATTCGTTTATCTTTCAGAGAGGGAGGAACCTTAGGTTACAGGGGAGAAGAAATAAAAGACCTTGCAAAAAGAATGCTTTAA
- a CDS encoding 50S ribosomal protein L14e: protein MVSIEVGRVCVKTSGREAGKKCAIIEIIDENYVEVVGEDVKNRRCNIAHLEPTEDSIDVSGDIDSIKAALADL, encoded by the coding sequence ATGGTATCAATTGAAGTAGGAAGAGTTTGTGTTAAAACTAGTGGTAGAGAAGCTGGAAAAAAATGTGCGATCATTGAAATTATCGATGAAAACTATGTTGAAGTAGTAGGTGAAGATGTTAAAAACAGAAGATGTAATATTGCTCACTTAGAACCAACTGAAGATTCTATCGATGTATCTGGCGATATTGATTCTATCAAAGCAGCTTTAGCTGATTTATAA
- a CDS encoding DUF2207 domain-containing protein: protein MKIKKIICIILLFLLLFSTLTLVSADDDDRSYTIDWGHIDLDVGNNGMLHVNETYYYTFKGTYNGVYRDIPLKEGESIENIQIWADGAYPVLEESDVDGKKHLKIYLYADEEHTQPISDTSVTIYISYNMKHVITLFNDVGALQFKLWGEEWDVDIGELTATINLPGKTGNSYYLNPQEFNVSSSLTNGKIEATTTSIPKGDFYELLVLMPLSDFNNATYAKHVNSDGKAMIEKNLNDSINSREMWNNIYLILGLLSLLSPISAIVVYLKYGREPKVNYNGIYERELPSDDPPAVVNAMLNNKIGNPDMHGFEATILNLIDKKVIDLETQNNEKSDTKELILKLDKSKNENLSLNERTVVNTLYRFSTDGILNLSALNSQLSNKSDAEWFLEQFNAWQSNIKNEYLSDNILSSYFNDSGSTIMSIISVVGFIAAIIMIILGFNSTLSSGAYTLLGGIFLIIFSIITFVVPDDIFGQWTEKGRLFYLKWKNFKKFLNDNSLIKQHPPESIVVWNKYLIYGSALGVAENVYKSMKLQVPNIDERDDNLYMYHYYGGYYLMYNAFETSHETVNPSSSDSGSFGSIGGGSGGGGGGAF from the coding sequence ATGAAAATAAAAAAAATAATATGTATAATATTACTATTTTTACTATTATTTTCTACACTCACCCTTGTCTCAGCCGATGATGATGACAGAAGCTACACTATTGATTGGGGGCATATTGATTTAGATGTGGGAAATAATGGGATGTTACACGTTAATGAAACGTATTATTATACATTCAAAGGAACTTATAATGGAGTTTACAGAGACATACCGTTAAAAGAAGGAGAAAGTATAGAAAATATCCAAATATGGGCAGATGGTGCTTATCCTGTTTTAGAAGAAAGTGATGTTGATGGTAAAAAGCATTTAAAAATATATTTATATGCAGATGAAGAACACACCCAACCAATTTCAGATACATCAGTAACAATATACATTAGCTACAACATGAAGCATGTTATTACATTATTTAATGATGTAGGAGCGCTTCAGTTTAAACTTTGGGGTGAAGAATGGGATGTTGATATCGGAGAATTAACAGCAACAATAAATCTTCCAGGAAAAACTGGAAATAGTTACTATTTAAATCCACAAGAATTCAATGTAAGTAGCTCATTAACAAATGGAAAAATTGAAGCCACAACTACATCAATTCCAAAAGGAGACTTTTATGAATTACTTGTTTTAATGCCTTTATCTGATTTTAATAATGCAACTTATGCAAAACATGTTAATTCAGATGGAAAAGCAATGATTGAAAAAAACTTAAATGATAGTATTAATAGCAGAGAAATGTGGAATAACATATATCTTATTCTAGGATTATTATCCCTGTTAAGTCCAATATCTGCAATAGTTGTATATTTAAAATATGGTAGAGAACCAAAAGTTAATTATAATGGAATCTATGAACGAGAATTACCTAGTGATGATCCTCCAGCCGTAGTTAATGCAATGTTAAATAATAAAATTGGAAACCCTGATATGCATGGATTCGAAGCAACAATACTGAATCTTATTGATAAAAAAGTAATAGATTTAGAAACACAAAACAATGAAAAAAGCGACACTAAGGAATTGATATTGAAATTAGATAAAAGTAAAAATGAAAACTTATCTCTTAATGAAAGAACTGTAGTGAATACATTGTACAGATTTTCAACTGACGGTATATTGAATTTATCTGCATTAAACAGTCAATTATCCAATAAAAGTGATGCAGAATGGTTTTTAGAACAATTTAATGCTTGGCAATCAAATATTAAAAATGAGTATTTGAGTGACAATATACTATCTAGCTATTTCAATGATTCTGGCAGCACCATAATGAGTATTATATCCGTAGTTGGATTTATAGCTGCGATAATTATGATTATCTTAGGATTCAACAGTACACTTAGTTCAGGAGCATATACTCTTTTAGGAGGAATATTTTTAATTATTTTCTCAATAATAACCTTTGTTGTTCCAGATGATATTTTTGGTCAATGGACCGAAAAGGGAAGATTGTTCTATCTCAAATGGAAAAATTTTAAGAAGTTTTTAAATGATAACAGCTTAATTAAACAACACCCTCCGGAATCTATTGTTGTTTGGAATAAGTATTTAATATATGGAAGTGCTCTTGGAGTAGCTGAAAATGTTTACAAGTCTATGAAACTACAAGTTCCAAATATTGATGAAAGAGATGATAATTTATACATGTACCATTATTATGGTGGATATTATCTGATGTATAACGCATTCGAAACAAGTCATGAAACCGTTAATCCATCTTCCTCTGATTCTGGTAGCTTTGGTAGTATTGGAGGAGGATCTGGTGGTGGAGGTGGAGGTGCATTTTAA